One segment of Tamandua tetradactyla isolate mTamTet1 chromosome 13, mTamTet1.pri, whole genome shotgun sequence DNA contains the following:
- the FAM220A gene encoding LOW QUALITY PROTEIN: protein FAM220A (The sequence of the model RefSeq protein was modified relative to this genomic sequence to represent the inferred CDS: inserted 2 bases in 1 codon; substituted 2 bases at 2 genomic stop codons) → MRDGGRDLGSSQAAAKKEEPCRYAFWVNKAAVDGKRNSQSKLSLEMKNELCEIQFLLLNSDKMLLYLRASPRRNSAAPAAQGTAARLSEMGIFVDELPSVFLKGVVSELELSGLHSIISVTXRPGVLETKYAFLDSLKPGFSEQTIEYKEMLSSVKSVSDDLXMTLGLVPXAFELANLLAIDRAQTER, encoded by the exons ATGAGGGATGGTGGAAGAGACCTGGGCAGCAGCCAGGCCGCAGCGAAG AAAGAAGAGCCCTGCAGATACGCTTTCTGGGTGAATAAAGCAGCTGTGGATGGAAAACGAAATTCACAAAGCAAGTTAtcattggaaatgaaaaatgaattgtgTGAGATTCAATTCTTGCTTCTTAATAGCGACAAAATGCTGCTGTATCTGAGAGCATCACCAAGAAGAAATTCAGCGGCACCAGCTGCTCAGGGCACAGCTGCACGCCTGTCTG AAATGGGAATTTTTGTGGATGAACTGCCAAGTGTTTTCCTCAAGGGAGTGGTCTCTGAGTTGGAGCTGTCTGGCCTACATTCCATCATTTCTGTGAC CCGTCCAGGTGTCCTGGAGACAAAATATGCTTTCCTTGACTCTTTAAAGCCCGGGTTTTCAGAGCAAACAATAGAATACAAGGAAATGCTTTCAAGTGTAAAAAGTGTGTCCGATGATCTGTAGATGACTCTGGGATTGGTTCCATGAGCTTTTGAATTAGCAAATCTGTTAGCCATAGATAGGGCTCAGACAGAAAGGTAA